The sequence GAGAGAAGGGTCTCAAGCAAGATAGACGAGGAAGAAACCCGAACTCTGGAGGGGCCATGAAAAGTTTGGCAAGAGATTAAGTGTAATAGGAGAGGCAAAGTTTTCACAGCACTGCCAAAGGAAATATTAGTTGAGTGCAACCAAACTATGGCAGTGTTACTTCTATGAAAAGACCATTAACAGGCTATATTTTGATGGGTTATTGGGCAAGCAAAGGGGCGTCTGTCTCATAGAAAAGTCACCTTTGCTTGGTACCATTATCGTGGTGTAGGTTACAGGTTAGGGCGTCTTTCCATGCAAGGACAGGACCGTTCTCTACAAGTTTTCTAGGTCCAGAACTCCTGTTGGCCTATTAAAGGATATCACAACCTGCAATGAAGAATCTCGTGTCCCATCTACTAGGAGGGTTAAGTAGTACTTCCTTTTtatagtaacccaactcctgtgTTTTACTGCTCTGAACTAACTCCAATACTCTGTTGCTTATATCTCCAGTTCCATAGTGTCCTAATGGAACTCACAACATGTAATAACATATCATTATTTATGTCTGGAGCAGCTTGACACTTTAATGCCAAGCAGACTGGTCTTTCGCATGTAACCGGTAACCATTTTTTAAGATGCATTAATAAACAGAAATGTAACTGCCATGAAAGACTGGAATAACCCAGGAACATCCCATATTATGTGCAAACCATGCACAAAATGGGTAGTGGAGATAAAGATATAAATATCTCAGAGAGGTTGGTTGCTCCTCACCAGCTCCTCGACTTCTGCCCCTCTCTCCACCCCGTTCAGTATATCTTCCACCACGTGCACCCGGCTGTGCATGCGTAGCTGGGACTTGTAAATGAACGTCCGGTTGCAGCGGGTGCACTGGTGGGGACGATCTCCTGCCATGTGGGTGCGATGGTGCCGGTTGAGGTCGGAGTTCTGGCTGAAGCTTTTGGGACACATGTTGCACTTGTACGGCTTCTCCCCTGTGTGGGTCCTCCGGTGGTGGATGAGGTTGGAGCTGTGTGTGAAGCTCTTGCCACACTCGGTACACTGGTAGGGCCTCTCGCCCGTGTGGGTGCGCTGGTGATCCTTAAGCTGGGTGCTGCGGCTAAAGCTCTTGGGGCACTTGAGGCACTGGTATGGACGTTCTCCGGTGTGCGTCCTTTGATGCTCCCTCAGCTGAGTGCTACGCAGGAAGCTTTTCTCGCAGTGAGGGCACTTGTATCGCTTGTCCCCCGCCATGCTAGCCTGGAGCTCGGCCTGAAAGTTGGCAGCTGCTACGGGGAGCCCCCAGTCTATGGTGATAAACTGGGCCCCTTCTTCAGCCGACACTACCGTGTGCCGCTGCATAGATGGAACCAGGAAGGCGCCTTCCTCTTGACTCCGTATCCCGTTCTCATCAAAATACCGCAGCAGGTTCTCCACCACCACTTCTGGTAAGGGTTGGTCTGGGATTACCGTCTTAATCGGGTCTACAGGTCGGATGTATGCAAACTCATCTGTGGGGATAAAAAGAAGGAGCAATTACTGCCACTAGTATCTTTTGTCAGTAAAATGGTgaaggggccatatttactaagccagaAGGGGGTCTTGTGGAGTAGCACTACTTAGTCAATATGGCCCTTTATAGCAGATTTCAAACCATTTTTTTAATCCCCATCCAACAGACAAAGTATCCAGAGTCTGCTGACCATGCTgaaggttacatagtagatgaggttgaaaaaagacgtacgtccatcaagttcaacctatgctaaattcagacaacagatactttatcctatatctatacttacttattgatccagaggaaggcaaacacaaaaccccattaaggggaataaaaaaaaagctgtgtgtgctgtgcacgcgcatagtaagtgaaacttctttgacttttgtcacagaaattaacttataacgcgcgtgctcggcacacgtgtcagtcagtgtatgtgtcagtgtgtcagtcagtgagtatgtatgtgtgtcagtcagagagtatgtatgtgtgtttgtttgtgtgtgtgtgtcagtcagtgtgtgtatgtgtgtcggtcagtgtgtccatgtgtgtcagtgtctgtgtgtgtgtgtcagtcaatgtgtgtcagtcagtgtgtgtgtgtgtgtgtgtgtgtgtgtgtgtgtgtgtgtgtgtgtgtcagtgtatgtctctctctctctctatgttgtgtgaatgtctctctgtgtcggtcagtgtgtgtatgtgtgtcagtcagtgtgtgtatgtgtgtcagtcagtgtgcgtgcgtatgtgtgtcagtcagtgtgcgtgcgtatgtgtgacagtcagtgtgcgtgcgtatgtgtgacagtcagtgtgcgtgcgcgtgcgtcaaagtgtgcgtgcgtcagtgtgtgtgtatgtgtttattggcagcagtaccagcatcatgaatgttgagcgggtgggggagctcacacggggggggggaaggaataggcacatcattcaggggcggtgttcggtacatcactggggtgtgcgtgcgtcagtgtgtgtgcgtgccagaGTGTGcacgtgcgtgcgtcagtgtgtgtgcatgcgtcagagtgtgtgtgcgtgcgtcagagtaagtgtgtgtgtgtgtcagtcagtgtgtgtgtgtgcgtcagagtaagtgtgtgtgtgtgtgtcagtcaatgtgtgtatgtgtcagtcaatgtgagtatgtcagtgtgtgtgtgtctgtcagtgtatgtgtatctctctgtgtgtacacaccgtatgtctctctgtctatgtcctgccccctctctcctgactccccccacccccggcggagctgcggtcccggggggctcagtctgagtcttctgagcagataccccccccaccccccccaccccctggcggcgcgctcaagcgccccccttccccacaacccggcggtgcgctcaagctccccccttccccaccccccggcggcgcgctcaagctccccccttccccaccccccggcggcgcgctcaagctccccccttccccaccccccggtggcgcgctcaagctccccccttccccaccccccggcggcgcgctcaaacccccccttCCCAGTTACCGGAGGAGGCAAcagggcacagtgtggggggaatggcggcgcTGGACTACAGCCGCACAGAGTTTGGCGCCCCTTGCTGCCTGTCGTGAGCCCAGcggcgcatgcgcaggctgcagcCAATCATTGCTCAGCCTGTGGAGTGGGCGGAAGAAAAGCTGGCATGACGCGGCGGCATGGCAGCAGGCAGGGAAcggcggctgttaggagcggcgccggcgccagcctccctcctcctgtccatcggcatggcagcgggcggggaacggcggctgttaggagcggcgccggcgccagcctccctcctcctgtccatcggcatggcagcgggcggggaacggcggctgttaggagcggcgccggcgccagcctccctcctcctgtccatcggcatggcagcgggcggggaacggcgccgctgccagccgcttctgcgcatgcgtggctttcctctgcgtccccatgactactgcgcatgcgcggcatggcagcggacgtgtggggggaatggcggccgttaggagcggcgccggcggctatcgccgccgccgccgcatatgtcatcagccatgtggggggagcagcggccattaggagcggcatcttattttttgagcggttgggatgtcagtgttggggtcgggctgagccagaacacagcccggcctccactgccagcactgacgtcacatccgtttcatttctgtctccacaatccagttttgccccagttcgaatgaggtgccactaaagaagtttcacttcaaaaattaattctttcccgactccaagaattggcaatcggattaatccctggatcaacatccttcccatgtttacttatttggtatatccctgtatacctttcccatctaaaaagatgtccaaccttttcttgaacaaatctattgtatctgccatcacagtctccatgggtattgtatgtctttatttatatagcgccat comes from Ascaphus truei isolate aAscTru1 chromosome 4, aAscTru1.hap1, whole genome shotgun sequence and encodes:
- the LOC142492564 gene encoding zinc finger protein 8-like isoform X1, encoding MAEETIRDPGTVTFNNVAVYFSAREWDLLADWQRKLYQNVMKEIHGALTALGYEIANPGVLVRVHQDGEQCYRTSQNGGDAGETAGGLPLLKPDILLQVTKEELTNAETKRELIPISNPSPCPERPPRVSRGFEENVPAAESAGKPQKKRRDMAVFNPELSLWIKQEEEPLSGGPSSSVRQDSHPPRGRGDEFAYIRPVDPIKTVIPDQPLPEVVVENLLRYFDENGIRSQEEGAFLVPSMQRHTVVSAEEGAQFITIDWGLPVAAANFQAELQASMAGDKRYKCPHCEKSFLRSTQLREHQRTHTGERPYQCLKCPKSFSRSTQLKDHQRTHTGERPYQCTECGKSFTHSSNLIHHRRTHTGEKPYKCNMCPKSFSQNSDLNRHHRTHMAGDRPHQCTRCNRTFIYKSQLRMHSRVHVVEDILNGVERGAEVEELVRSNQPL
- the LOC142492564 gene encoding uncharacterized protein LOC142492564 isoform X2 — translated: MWPVIFYEDLSRDLPVPPPMSFGSSPMSLRVESRSKMATILGGAPQELRGGYEIANPGVLVRVHQDGEQCYRTSQNGGDAGETAGGLPLLKPDILLQVTKEELTNAETKRELIPISNPSPCPERPPRVSRGFEENVPAAESAGKPQKKRRDMAVFNPELSLWIKQEEEPLSGGPSSSVRQDSHPPRGRGDEFAYIRPVDPIKTVIPDQPLPEVVVENLLRYFDENGIRSQEEGAFLVPSMQRHTVVSAEEGAQFITIDWGLPVAAANFQAELQASMAGDKRYKCPHCEKSFLRSTQLREHQRTHTGERPYQCLKCPKSFSRSTQLKDHQRTHTGERPYQCTECGKSFTHSSNLIHHRRTHTGEKPYKCNMCPKSFSQNSDLNRHHRTHMAGDRPHQCTRCNRTFIYKSQLRMHSRVHVVEDILNGVERGAEVEELVRSNQPL